The proteins below come from a single Bombyx mori chromosome 7, ASM3026992v2 genomic window:
- the LOC101738815 gene encoding uncharacterized protein LOC101738815 isoform X3 yields the protein MTAAPAASCMSTEHGCVMFDCLVHLWEWLDPPSSQTQFQMENKKAAPATQQPFAHQHLMAHHVHPNGMYSQHHPQLSAHLTSTQTDQIPPNGVMHQLLQSQYHSNLDARSPLLENRHEQYGSAYCQNQDYGRQYGVNDNYNNYQQSPPRPERSEVYLDHNVNSSLNQNISAGYNVEVYQDYLKRNPPKDSNQIYQNHQPTYRPNANQYSSKPYLPYSNRIGPQSNTELLRKQYNEIQQMKLQQQIHYQNQAQMHQQQKFAERQLLLQQIHGVQPPPNLQNSIYSDSSYRDLDRYSSKNDYKDYSSPETPKDIEKYEKNNDYREVENRNRQYQEPQWQHNQQTEYREQHEVHKRLAEGDKGINKPSNSAGQNQKNNVVSPMKSTSESSSPSVKSPSSESRRSSSGTQALRSPTAQRIPSAPVTVAGILYKQGSDGLKVWRKRWFVLSEYCLFYYKSQEEEKLLGSVLLPSYKVSVCTAEDKVLRKFAFKLEHANMRTYVLAAPDQEAMMKWMKALTMAAVMQTPNDPPHSRNDLSTTKAEDGEDIPMYANAPPKPRRSNEGFNSPSPDMSRGLQDQSQEQRNKNEQIYERQPQKNPFLHGPTPKTGSSYNIDMNAQNQNYQTRGSDIPQSVNRDDHSGANLTPNPVESARDLYGELDSRVSRSNSAANERLLMERRTPDAYGRSTTMSSYNKEKTGDYEDIYGIYGVENDYGKMTTKSSSINETKDNASSHQHQLQHNVQEKTFSGPSVLRKKKMQSSGIQPPMPRPHSADFLEYEAKNEMKNKSMPTRTVHDQTRQPQRPKSSLDINSYYDPSSETYYSEESYAEKMRQSVQYLQQGMRARNMEIPLAKYASGLAQKQLSTAYSQITNHNYNPDLNTANRLSRDQVSHSSKSDVEAMNSNWTLKEKNAENQKDYMNRSGSVMSDGSNASAMVKDASRYDPNGESFLRSASARLPSATEKEGDKKVQQREESMKRLLEWKQRMLQSPLTRKSTPATISLARSLNQSRQSLRSDQYKPKTFSNASYNSYSSDDEEGTPGTDLQNPSEVQAGRSHKVNVTSPNAMQSIVLHAPCDTHHESYSGDGQNITNYGDSPENIYENILCTISLPNIKLDEENDYEETDHLQNNENDVSSLDEKENGYETHESEAESETQEEYTDNDLDEVLLESECEASKAIAIEGDISNDTKDENAHRSITPVCFGESHYLPMSPRKMSIVELPQTTFPCLSELRVSNPHNNEDNPYVEMNIGSENEDTQTYEVLCVNNEKIMEPVYMELTNVRDYDAKENSPVSLKLSSDVASNFADTKEQTLKRASKMAKKTGETDGSDAEIETLTDTSLETPFNRFSISDTFRPASYYLSGSNSVLDVQDVTENEQNYPPLPSSSPPCDELSDDALSKYILEKLDQSNMSNDNSILKMLTTEKQKMSTLKRKTTSLMIYGSPTSIHDTLSRGEKVRHNRATLLSERNKVTSSQASLLKDTDYCYQSSSIDTDSLRSFNAEKGSSRLSLESDISSKFEVIPSSASSEVNSLNESDLAIDFRNPHKCNDVEMMNKRRPLSDDSLFELVENEFPVSNQTNVNVDLDKYLDNLQPCTSTNRKYTGNAQATVPTNDVSFIKDNAVQAAFQSNIHTRCSSTPVRNIGGQIPSSSRSQSPCSSTSITKAPISYYSKQYNEEEDLAKNLNHDETLNKIKEFENEKSVLRSNHDRNASSSSTGFHSRESSTEQSAPYYYSDLSSQEHVNILPTSHYLKNTNLHRKLNNQRRRGPLLKKTEISHIHNPIRKNQVMISDQSFDLVASARSVSVEFLSAADKDPEIDVKNIYESTARKHSKISESMSLISTLGCKSNLSNAESIANKSTAAVDPSSLIKLSSTSMSSHCSENSSNTVYYDAEADNIPYENVLCHGEKHWDEDSVWRDNLRRVSHRHARSMDDLDTVQPDANTTQRNSLDSYVTNSLKRIQKNTPKITRHVTYVNYTFHARTATGGPKILTNQKQQKLNDNDVYVSLAENAELPEEDLDEGVYEQLAIENRATAVEQNKKRFEIDREKLRQWDLMSSGLMKRVAGRVRNIDARLDTGEVARNSDTGTDNAGREGIL from the exons GCTCGATCCTCCATCATCACAGACACAGTTCCAAATGGAGAATAAAAAGGCAGCGCCGGCAACACAACAACCTTTTGCACATCAACATCTTATGGCACATCACGTACACCCTAATGGGATGTATTCTCAACACCATCCGCAACTATCAGCCCACCTCACGTCTACACAAACAGATCAAATACCACCGAATGGCGTCATGCATCAGTTATTACAAAGTCAGTATCACTCAAATTTAGACGCACGATCGCCACTATTAGAAAACAGACATGAACAGTATGGCAGTGCGTACTGTCAAAACCAAGATTACGGAAGACAATATGGAGTCAATGATAATTACAACAATTACCAGCAGTCACCTCCAAGACCCGAACGATCTGAAGTCTATCTAGATCATAATGTGAATAGCTCACTCAACCAAAATATATCAGCAGGTTACAACGTGGAAGTTTATCAAGATTATTTAAAACGCAACCCACCGAAAGATTCAAACCAAATTTACCAAAACCATCAGCCTACGTATAGACCAAATGCAAACCAATACAGCTCTAAACCATATTTACCATACTCTAATAGAATAGGGCCCCAAAGCAATACAGAGTTGTTACGAAAACAGTACAACGAAATTCAGCAGATGAAATTGCAGCAACAAATTCATTATCAAAACCAGGCTCAGATGCACCAACAACAAAAGTTCGCTGAGCGACAACTTCTTTTACAGCAAATTCATGGGGTTCAGCCACCTCCCAATTTACAAAATAGTATATATTCAGATAGTTCTTACCGTGATTTAGATAGATATAGTTCTAAAAATGATTATAAGGATTATAGCAGTCCAGAAACACCAAAAGACATAGAAAAGTATGAGAAGAACAATGACTATCGCGAGGTGGAAAATCGTAACCGTCAGTACCAAGAGCCTCAGTGGCAACACAATCAACAAACAGAATACAGAGAACAACATGAAGTTCACAAAAGGCTAGCAGAAGGAGACAAAGGAATCAATAAACCCTCAAATTCAGCTGgtcaaaatcaaaaaaataacgTAGTTTCCCCTATGAAGTCAACAAGCGAGTCCAGTTCTCCAAGTGTGAAGTCACCGTCTTCAGAGAGCCGGAGAAGTAGCAGCGGAACCCAAGCACTGAGATCACCAACGGCTCAACGAATACCATCTGCCCCGGTAACAGTAGCCGGTATTTTGTATAAACAAGGATCGGATGGCCTAAAAGTATGGCGCAAGAGATGGTTTGTGTTATCCGAATACTGCTTATTTTACTATAAAA GTCAAGAAGAGGAAAAGTTGCTGGGGTCCGTTTTGTTACCTTCATACAAAGTGTCCGTTTGTACCGCAGAAGACAAAGTACTCCGAAAGTTTGCGTTCAAATTAGAGCATGCAAATATGAGAACATATGTACTGGCAGCACCCGACCAAGAAGCCATGATGAAGTGGATGAAGGCTTTGACGATGGCCGCGGTCATGCAAACTCCCAA cgATCCACCACACAGTCGAAACGATTTGTCCACTACCAAAGCAGAG GACGGCGAAGATATACCGATGTATGCGAATGCACCACCAAAACCTAGACGCTCCAATGAGGGATTTAATTCGCCAAGCCCGGACAT GAGTCGAGGACTGCAGGACCAATCTCAGGAGCAGCGCAATAAAAACGAACAAATTTACGAGCGACAACCGCAAAAGAATCCGTTCTTGCACGGGCCAACCCCGAAAACGGGTAGCTCGTATAATATCGATATGAATGCGCAGAATCAAAATTATCAGACGAGAGGAAGTGATATACCACAATCGGTTAATAGAGATGATCATTCAGGAGCGAATTTGACGCCGAATCCGGTTGAGTCCGCCAGGGATTTGTATGGAGAATTAGATTCTCGGGTGAGTAGATCTAATAGCGCAGCCAACGAGCGGCTATTGATGGAGAGGCGAACTCCTGACGCGTACGGTAGATCTACGACCATGTCGTCCTACAATAAAGAGAAGACGGGAGATTACGAAGATATATACGGCATTTACGGAGTGGAAAACGATTATGGTAAAATGACCACTAAATCGTCAAGCATTAATGAAACTAAAGATAATGCCAGCAGTCACCAACATCAGTTGCAACACAAT GTTCAAGAGAAAACATTTAGTGGCCCGTCAGTTCTGAGGAAGAAGAAAATGCAGTCGAGCGGTATTCAACCACCGATGCCTAGACCACATAGCGCTGATTTTCTCGAATACGAAGCgaagaatgaaatgaaaaataaatctatgCCAACGAGGACAGTCCACGATCAAACTCGGCAGCCGCAAAGGCCAAAATCTAGTCTCGACATCAATTCCTACTACGACCCCAGCTCTGAGACATATTATTCGGAGGAGAGCTACGCCGAAAAAATGCGGCAGTCGGTCCAATATTTACAACAAGGAATGAGGGCTCGTAACATGGAGATACCTTTGGCGAAGTACGCAAGCGGCCTCGCCCAAAAGCAGTTGAGTACCGCCTATTCTCAAATCACAAATCATAACTACAACCCTGATTTGAATACGGCGAATAGGCTTAGTCGTGATCAGGTCAGTCATAGCTCGAAGTCGGACGTGGAAGCTATGAACTCGAATTGGACATTGAAAGAAAAGAATGCCGAAAATCAAAAAGACTACATGAACAGAAGTGGAAGTGTAATGAGCGATGGATCTAATGCGAGTGCAATGGTCAAGGATGCTAGTAGATACGATCCAAATGGCGAAAGTTTTTTGAGGTCTGCAAGTGCTAGGCTACCGTCAGCAACGGAAAAGGAAGGCGATAAGAAAGTGCAACAG CGCGAAGAATCAATGAAGCGTTTATTAGAATGGAAACAGCGAATGTTACAATCTCCGTTGACGAGAAAAAGTACACCGGCCACAATATCTCTGGCTCGTTCTTTGAATCAAAGTCGACAGTCGCTACGATCTGATCAGTATAAGCCGAAGACATTTTCTAACGCTTCGTACAACAGCTACTCTTCTGATGATGAAG AGGGAACACCGGGCACTGATCTGCAAAACCCCAGTGAAGTGCAGGCAGGAAGGTCTCACAAAGTGAATGTAACGAGTCCAAATGCTATGCAATCAATAGTACTGCATGCGCCCTGTGATACTCATCATGAAAGTTATAGTGGCGACGGTCAAAATATAACTAATTATGGAGACAGTCCCGAgaatatatatgaaaatatacTATGTACGATTTCACTACCAAACATTAAATTAGATGAAGAAAATGATTATGAAGAAACTGATCACTTACAAAACAATGAAAACGATGTAAGTAGTTTAGATGAAAAGGAAAACGGTTATGAAACACACGAGAGTGAAGCAGAATCGGAAACTCAAGAAGAGTATACAGATAATGACTTAGATGAAGTATTGTTGGAATCAGAATGTGAAGCTTCTAAAGCTATAGCAATAGAAGGTGATATTTCGAATGATACAAAAGATGAAAATGCACATAGGTCAATAACACCAGTGTGTTTCGGAGAAAGCCATTATTTACCGATGAGTCCACGAAAAATGTCAATTGTTGAATTACCTCAAACTACATTTCCTTGTCTAAGCGAACTTCGTGTTTCCAATCCTCACAATAATGAAGATAATCCATATGTGGAAATGAATATCGGAAGTGAAAACGAAGACACGCAAACGTATGAAGTTCTCTGTGTCAATAACGAAAAAATAATGGAACCGGTATATATGGAACTAACTAATGTACGTGATTACGATGCAAAAGAAAATAGCCCAGTCTCTTTAAAATTATCTTCAGATGTGGCTTCAAATTTTGCTGACACAAAAGAACAAACATTGAAAAGAGCTTCTAAAATGGCGAAAAAGACTGGAGAAACCGATGGTTCCGACGCAGAAATTGAAACATTAACGGATACCTCCCTCGAAACTCCATTTAATCGGTTTAGTATTTCAGATACATTTCGTCCAGCTTCCTATTACTTGAGTGGGAGCAATTCTGTCCTAGACGTACAAGATGTAACTGAAAATGAGCAGAATTATCCTCCTTTACCGAGTTCGTCACCTCCTTGCGATGAACTATCGGACGATGCCCTTTCTAAGTATATTTTAGAAAAGCTCGACCAGTCTAATATGTCAAATGATAATTCTATATTGAAAATGTTAACTACCgagaaacaaaaaatgagtaccCTTAAAAGAAAAACGACATCTTTAATGATATATGGTAGTCCTACCTCTATTCACGACACGTTGTCGAGAGGGGAGAAAGTTCGTCACAACAGAGCTACTTTGTTGTCTGAGAGGAATAAGGTAACAAGCTCCCAAGCTTCTTTATTAAAAGATACGGATTATTGTTATCAATCAAGTAGTATTGATACAGATTCGTTAAGAAGCTTTAATGCAGAAAAAGGATCCTCAAGGTTGTCGTTAGAATCAGACATAAGTAGTAAGTTTGAAGTAATACCGTCAAGTGCATCTTCAGAAGTGAACAGCTTAAATGAAAGTGATTTAGCAATAGATTTTAGAAATCCTCACAAATGTAACGACGTGGAAATGATGAACAAAAGACGGCCGCTTTCAGATGATTCACTTTTTGAATTAGTCGAAAATGAGTTTCCAGTTAGCAATCAGACAAATGTCAACGTAGATTTGGATAAATATCTTGACAATTTACAGCCTTGTACTAGTACAAATAGAAAATACACGGGAAACGCTCAAGCAACGGTCCCAACAAATGACGTTTCTTTTATAAAAGACAACGCGGTTCAAGCAGCTTTCCAAAGTAATATACACACTCGATGCTCTAGTACTCCAGTTAGGAACATCGGTGGACAGATTCCTTCATCTTCACGATCACAAAGCCCGTGCAGTTCTACGAGTATAACTAAAGCACCAATATCTTACTACAGCAAACAATACAACGAGGAAGAAGATTTAGCAAAAAATCTAAATCACgatgaaacattaaataaaatcaagGAATTTGAAAACGAAAAATCAGTACTTCGGTCTAATCATGATCGTAATGCCTCCTCTTCATCAACAGGGTTCCATAGCCGTGAGAGTTCAACAGAACAGAGTGCACCTTATTACTATTCGGATCTTTCATCACAAGAGCATGTTAATATTCTGCCTACATCTCACTATCTGAAAAATACCAACCTACATCGAAAATTGAACAATCAGCGGCGACGAGGTCCCTTACTTAAGAAAACCGAAATTTCGCACATCCATAATCCAATCCGAAAAAATCAAGTTATGATCTCAGATCAGTCTTTTGATCTTGTCGCAAGTGCAAGAAGCGTTTCAGTAGAATTTTTGAGTGCTGCTGACAAGGATCCGGAAATTGATGTGAAAAATATCTATGAGTCGACTGCGAGAAAACATTCAAAAATATCAGAATCAATGAGCTTAATATCGACTTTGGGTTGcaaaagtaatttaagtaatGCAGAAAGCATTGCAAATAAATCTACCGCTGCTGTTGACCCTAGTTCATTGATAAAACTCTCATCGACTAGCATGTCGTCACATTGTAGTGAAAATTCATCGAATACAGTGTATTATGATGCGGAAGCCGATAATATTCCTTACGAAAATGTGTTGTGCCACGGCGAAAAACATTGGGATGAGGATTCTGTATGGAGAGATAATTTGAGGAGGGTATCACATAGACATGCTCGTTCAATGGATGATTTAGATACTGTACAACCAGATGCAAATACAACTCAACGTAACAGCTTAGATTCGTATGTAACGAATAGTTTgaaaagaatacaaaaaaacacACCTAAAATTACTCGTCATGTAACATACGTTAATTATACTTTTCACGCACGAACTGCTACTGGCGGTCCAAAGATTTTAACAAACCAAAAACAGcaaaaattaaacgacaacgaCGTGTATGTCAGTCTAGCAGAAAACGCAGAACTACCCGAAGAAGATTTGGATGAAGGTGTTTATGAACAATTAGCAATAGAAAACCGTGCTACAGCTGTtgagcaaaataaaaaaaggtttgaaATAGATAGGGAAAAGCTTAGGCAATGGGATTTGATGTCGAGTGGTCTCATGAAACGGGTAGCAGGGCGTGTGCGTAATATTGACGCGCGTTTGGACACAGGCGAAGTAGCTCGTAATTCGGATACCGGAACTGATAATGCAGGCCGCGAAGGTATCCTCTAA